The following proteins are encoded in a genomic region of Devosia lucknowensis:
- a CDS encoding PRC-barrel domain-containing protein, whose protein sequence is MIRTLLTSSAIALVLSTAAIAQTTTETPATTTEAPANEMAPANEMAPANEMAPANEMAPANEMAPANETAPAATDSMAAPADAMTTRTPLDMASGYTAGDGDAIVSQVMGASIFSSAADDAEEIGKVNDLVISADGQILAVVIGVGGFLGIGEKNVAVDFSELEYTAAADNTWRWVLPTTAEALTAAPDFVWEDPNAPAMDPAMAPADPAMAPADPAAPAVPQ, encoded by the coding sequence ATGATCCGCACGCTTCTGACCAGTTCCGCCATTGCCCTGGTGCTCAGCACTGCTGCAATTGCGCAGACGACGACCGAAACCCCGGCCACCACGACCGAAGCCCCTGCCAACGAGATGGCTCCGGCGAACGAGATGGCTCCCGCCAACGAAATGGCACCTGCCAATGAGATGGCGCCTGCCAACGAAATGGCCCCTGCCAACGAAACCGCTCCCGCGGCGACCGACAGCATGGCTGCTCCCGCCGATGCGATGACCACCCGTACGCCACTCGACATGGCTTCGGGCTACACCGCAGGTGACGGCGACGCCATCGTCTCGCAGGTGATGGGTGCCTCGATCTTCTCGAGCGCCGCTGACGATGCCGAGGAAATCGGCAAGGTCAACGACCTCGTCATTTCCGCCGATGGCCAGATCCTGGCCGTTGTGATCGGCGTGGGTGGCTTCCTCGGCATCGGCGAAAAGAACGTCGCCGTGGACTTCTCCGAGCTCGAATACACCGCTGCTGCGGACAACACCTGGCGTTGGGTCCTGCCGACCACGGCAGAAGCCCTGACTGCAGCTCCGGACTTCGTCTGGGAAGATCCGAACGCTCCCGCCATGGACCCGGCAATGGCTCCGGCTGACCCGGCCATGGCCCCGGCTGATCCGGCTGCCCCGGCCGTTCCCCAGTAA
- the fliJ gene encoding flagellar export protein FliJ, producing the protein MKSRSESLIRLKKFQVDEKRRQVAQIEMMVADFERMASELDQQIEIEHTKTGISDVAHFAYSTFAKAALSRRDNLLASANDMKGKLEAAQDALAEALEDLKKVELLDQREHQREKDEQAKIEQEGYDEVARLRFRRQ; encoded by the coding sequence TTGAAATCGCGCAGCGAGAGCCTCATCCGGCTCAAGAAATTCCAGGTTGACGAAAAGCGCCGCCAGGTTGCGCAGATCGAGATGATGGTTGCCGACTTCGAGCGCATGGCGTCCGAACTCGACCAGCAGATCGAGATCGAGCACACCAAGACCGGCATTTCCGACGTCGCCCACTTTGCCTACTCGACCTTCGCAAAAGCCGCCCTCTCCCGCCGCGACAACCTTCTGGCATCAGCCAACGACATGAAGGGCAAGCTCGAGGCCGCCCAGGATGCCCTTGCCGAAGCGCTCGAGGACCTCAAGAAGGTCGAACTGCTCGACCAGCGCGAACATCAGCGCGAAAAGGACGAGCAGGCCAAGATCGAGCAGGAAGGCTATGACGAGGTCGCGCGACTGCGCTTCCGCCGTCAGTAA